A stretch of DNA from Staphylococcus sp. KG4-3:
TATGCGGGGGCAATACTCGTACCTATTATTGTAGGAACAAGTTTAGACTTCACACCTGAACAAATTGCTTTCCTAGTTACAGTGGACATCTTTATGTGTGGTGTAGCGACCTTCTTGCAAGTATGGAAAGGTACAGGCATTGGTTTGCCGATTGTATTAGGCTGTACATTTACTGCTGTGGCACCAATGATTTTAATTGGGCAAACTAAAGGTATTGGTGACTTATATGGTTCGCTCTTCTTGTCGGGTATTCTAGTTGTAATCATTGCACCATTCTTTTCCTATTTGGTGAAGTTCTTCCCTCCAGTTGTTACTGGAAGTGTGGTAACAATTATTGGGATTAACCTAATGCCAGTTGCAATGAATTATTTGGCAGGAGGAGAAGGTGCTAAAGACTACGGGGATTCTAAAAATATCATCTTAGGTGTCATCACTTTGGTTGTCATTTTACTCGTACAGCGTTTTACTGTAGGATTTTTGAAATCTATCGCTATACTTATCGGACTTATTGTGGGGACGGTGCTAGCCGGCTTCTTTGGAATCGTAGATGTAAATCAAATTGGTACGGCGCATTGGTTTGCTTTACCTCAACCGTTTAGATTTTCAACTTTCAGCTTTGACTTTGGGGCGACACTTGTATTCTTTATAGTTGCATTAGTAAGTTTAATAGAATCAACCGGTGTATATCATGCATTAAGTGAAATAACAGGTAAATCATTGGAACGCAAAGATTTCCGTAAAGGTTATACAGCAGAAGGTATTGCTATCATCTTAGGTTCTATCTTCAACG
This window harbors:
- the pbuX gene encoding xanthine permease PbuX, which codes for MKTFILSLQHLLAMYAGAILVPIIVGTSLDFTPEQIAFLVTVDIFMCGVATFLQVWKGTGIGLPIVLGCTFTAVAPMILIGQTKGIGDLYGSLFLSGILVVIIAPFFSYLVKFFPPVVTGSVVTIIGINLMPVAMNYLAGGEGAKDYGDSKNIILGVITLVVILLVQRFTVGFLKSIAILIGLIVGTVLAGFFGIVDVNQIGTAHWFALPQPFRFSTFSFDFGATLVFFIVALVSLIESTGVYHALSEITGKSLERKDFRKGYTAEGIAIILGSIFNAFPYTAYSQNVGLVSLSGAKKNKVIYGMVILLVICGCIPKLGALANMIPLPVLGGAMIAMFGMVMAYGVSILGNINFKNQNNLLVIAVSVGLGTGISAVPQAFDALGEQFAWLTQNGIVLGAISAIVLNFFFNGIKHQQDTEIMK